One Lachancea thermotolerans CBS 6340 chromosome F complete sequence DNA window includes the following coding sequences:
- the SET2 gene encoding histone methyltransferase SET2 (similar to uniprot|P46995 Saccharomyces cerevisiae YJL168C SET2 Histone methyltransferase with a role in transcriptional elongation methylates a lysine residue of histone H3 associates with the C-terminal domain of Rpo21p histone methylation activity is regulated by phosphorylation status of Rpo21p) — protein MVSSSTASSTRSQTPDDKHKLFFDYADKTQEALSTFTELKKCSYASKELGNSNSHDFIECDCYEEFQDGVNHACGEDSDCINRLTLIECVNDLCGSCGNDCRNQRFQKREYADIAVFQTQKKGYGVRAQKDIEAHEFIYEYIGEVIAEDEFRDRMIDYDHRGLKHFYFMMLQTGEFIDATVKGSLARFCNHSCNPNAYVNKWAVAGKLRMGIFANRKILKGEEITFDYNVDRYGATAQPCYCDEPNCLGFLGGKTQTDAASLLPQNYADALGVRPSIEKKWIKLMKANGEKILKSEVNNINVEFVKSLDLSPCESLDDVSKVMSVLLQADDNLIIRRLMERILLTKDQTMHYQIIKLHGYRCFNKLLGIFEDDSEIQLEILEYLNCLPKTTKNGIISSQIDKKVEELKEKPELTQVSDELLAKWRSFETYKRITKKDISESSHKKMDLRRLRLPPGWEIIHENGKPVYYNAQQQTKLHHPPNGVTKTFGGSQPSRPSTPLDSPSNGAISSKKRPLDAEEYEKKKKQRIEFQRKELERLKNEELQQLKDKLELEDQKKTELEKIIAEANQQKELEKQQKFKEQQEEEQKRQKKLQQSKGDYMLHKWNRFFAGFVPNLVRHYEKDLGKDHIKECARDIVKTLSSKELKKDPKKSPPPEPSKEKKAKVREFTKVYMEKFSQKYAQRKKK, from the coding sequence ATGGTATCCTCTAGTACCGCATCATCGACAAGGAGCCAGACCCCTGATGATAAAcacaagcttttctttgattaTGCAGACAAAACACAGGAAGCGCTGTCAACATTTACTGAACTGAAAAAATGTTCATATGCCAGCAAAGAACTTGGGAATTCTAATAGTCACGATTTCATTGAGTGTGATTGTTATGAGGAATTCCAAGATGGAGTCAATCATGCATGTGGGGAAGACTCTGACTGTATAAACAGGCTCACGCTGATCGAATGTGTTAATGACTTGTGCGGTTCGTGTGGCAATGACTGCCGAAATCAAAGGTTTCAGAAGCGCGAGTATGCTGACATTGCAGTCTTTCAGACTCAAAAAAAGGGCTACGGTGTGCGAGCGCAGAAAGACATCGAAGCTCATGAGTTTATCTATGAATACATTGGAGAGGTAATAGCGGAGGACGAATTTCGTGACAGGATGATTGATTACGACCATCGCGGGCTAAAACATTTCTATTTCATGATGCTTCAAACAGGTGAGTTCATTGATGCCACGGTCAAAGGCTCTTTGGCCAGATTCTGCAACCATTCTTGCAACCCCAACGCGTATGTAAACAAATGGGCTGTCGCCGGTAAACTAAGGATGGGGATTTTTGCCAATAggaagattttgaagggtGAAGAGATAACTTTTGACTACAATGTTGACAGGTATGGTGCGACGGCACAGCCTTGCTACTGTGACGAGCCAAACTGTCTCGGGTTTCTCGGTGGGAAGACTCAGACGGATGCTGCCTCGTTATTGCCTCAAAATTACGCAGATGCTCTTGGTGTAAGGCCGTCAATTGAGAAAAAGTGGATCAAACTAATGAAAGCAAACGGCGAAAAGATTCTTAAGAGCGAAGTGAACAACATCAATGTCGAATTTGTGAAATCTCTCGATTTGAGTCCTTGCGAAAGTCTCGATGATGTGTCCAAGGTCATGAGTGTCTTATTACAGGCTGATGATAACCTCATTATTAGAAGGCTGATGGAAAGAATACTACTCACAAAAGATCAAACAATGCATTACCAAATTATAAAGCTCCATGGTTACAGGtgcttcaacaagcttctcgGGATATTCGAGGACGATAGCGAAATCCAGCTTGAAATCCTCGAATACCTGAATTGTCTTCCCAAAACCACGAAGAATGGTATTATATCGTCGCAGATCGACAAAAAGGTGGAGGAACTTAAAGAAAAACCGGAACTTACGCAGGTGTctgatgagcttttggccAAGTGGAGATCGTTCGAAACATACAAGCGCATCACGAAGAAAGACATTTCAGAATCCTCGCACAAAAAGATGGATTTAAGAAGGTTGAGACTCCCCCCTGGATGGGAAATTATCCACGAAAATGGTAAACCTGTTTATTACAACGCACAACAACAAACAAAACTGCACCACCCCCCTAATGGTGTCACTAAAACTTTTGGTGGTTCTCAACCGAGTCGCCCCTCTACTCCTTTGGATTCGCCAAGCAACGGCGCCATCAGCAGCAAAAAGCGCCCGCTAGACGCAGAGGAATatgaaaagaaaaagaagcagcgcaTCGAGTTTCAAAGgaaagagcttgagagaCTCAAGAATGAAGAATTGCAGCAGCTGAAAGAtaagcttgagcttgaggaTCAGAAGAAAACCGAACTGGAAAAGATTATCGCCGAGGCCAATCAGCAAaaggagcttgaaaaacagcagaagttcaaggagcagcaagaagaggaacAGAAACGACAAAAGAAGCTACAGCAATCTAAAGGCGACTATATGTTACACAAGTGGAATCGTTTTTTTGCTGGATTCGTGCCCAACTTAGTCAGGCATTATGAAAAAGACTTGGGGAAAGACCATATCAAGGAGTGTGCCCGAGATATCGTCAAGACGCTTTCCAGtaaagagctgaagaaagaccCCAAGAAGAGCCCACCGCCAGAGCCGAGCaaggaaaaaaaggccaaggTTCGTGAGTTCACTAAGGTGTATATGGAGAAATTCAGCCAGAAGTACGCGCAGCGCAAGAAAAAGTAG